The Salvelinus namaycush isolate Seneca chromosome 26, SaNama_1.0, whole genome shotgun sequence genomic sequence aaatgacaaatgtaaaaatcaataggtttcctatggaggattgacagtataatttaaaacaacagatattcccactcaagtcaacattctctgatgtctggacctccaaccatctttgtggttCCACTTGAAATGTAAGTGTTATTCCCATTTTACTACATTTATTAGCCAAACCATTATAcacaccctgtattcaagagcatgttgtgtcacAACCGATGGCAGGCACAACACAAACACGTTAAAGGATGTAAAATAGGAGCTTCCACATTTTTAGATAATTGACGTtaaaggaaaaaatatataaaatagtttgacaaccctgtttgtaagcttttcaAATTATATAAATCTAAaccgtttatcttttccagtgatgaagacatggatgtcttaTGGTATGTTGGGGTATGAAAAATGGGTAAACTTTGACCACCTTTATCTCTTGAACATGTTGGCATTCAGGTAAAAGAAAAAGCTGtttctgagcacttctacaatgggcaaatatgtatgtaaggttttgttcaaatcaaaaggggtggaTTAACCCTATATCCACCTAAACTGGCTGGTCATCCAAGCAACTGTGTGTTAATCTGATCCAGGATCAGCAAATCTGGGCAGCCTGCTCAGTGAAACTGATACGGGACTGTGGGAGATGACGAAGTGAACTGTAGTTGGAAATCTGATCTGGGGTCAGCAGATCTGGGCAGCCTGCTCGTTGACGGCAGGCCGGGCCTGGTGGGCCCTGGTGCAGGAGGACGTGTGTCTGTTGAAGCTGTCCCGCCACATGAAGCGCTTGGCACACAGGCTGCACTCGTAGGGCTTTACACCCGTGTGAATCTTCATGTGGCCCACCAGGTGGTGCTTCATCTTGAAGCTCTTGCCGCACACGGCGCAGCCGTATGGCCGCAAGCCAAGGTGCATGCTCATGTGCCGGTCCCGTTGGCTCTTGTGGGTGAAACTCTTGCCACACTGGCAGGGGTACAATTTGTAGACCACTGAGGCAAAGCCCGAGTGGGAGGTCTCTTCCTGGAGGCCACTGGGGTTTCCTTCCAAACCACCGCTACTCTCCTCACCCCCGGTTGCCCCTCCTAGCAGGTCGTTCTTCAGCCCAAGCGGGGTTCCTTCGGCCTTGTCGCCGGAGAAGCCCTCCATGGAGGTGCCATAAAAGTCCAGCGGGTCCTCCTCCAGGCGATCCTCCAGCTGAGCTGCCAGCTTCTCGTCGATGCTGTGGCCCAGGGAGCTCTTGCTGGCCGAGGCCTGGGAGTGGCTAAAGTTCATCTGCTCGGGGTCAGTAACCGCAGGGTCCCCGCTAAACAGAGCTCCGCCGCCCCCACAATCCTCACGCCTCTCTGACTTCACATGGACCCATTTTCTGTGGCCCATGATGCTGGGTGGGACGTAGGCTGGTCTGGAGTACTGGTAGTCCCCCTCACCAACCTCCTCGTCATCCCCGTCCTGGCTGGTGGCCTCGCTACCTGAGCCGTCGTGGTCGACCGGCGGAGAGCAGCTGCCGCCGGGCTGGATG encodes the following:
- the LOC120021795 gene encoding zinc finger and BTB domain-containing protein 43-like, with protein sequence MESEGNVLRVDFPNFSGSLLQKLNQQRQRGQLCDIIVVIQGHQYRAHRAVLAASSPYFCDQVLLKNSARCVLPDVMHPCVFERLLLSCYTGTLHLPAGEVVAFLTAASFLQMWHVVDKCTELLEVVGNGTRTLAHKSSGGLGDRPSPGDSSYHSLGDGSMGLEAGGVAVEGFAKMEMDQLLENSFSPSSLENNSIQPGGSCSPPVDHDGSGSEATSQDGDDEEVGEGDYQYSRPAYVPPSIMGHRKWVHVKSERREDCGGGGALFSGDPAVTDPEQMNFSHSQASASKSSLGHSIDEKLAAQLEDRLEEDPLDFYGTSMEGFSGDKAEGTPLGLKNDLLGGATGGEESSGGLEGNPSGLQEETSHSGFASVVYKLYPCQCGKSFTHKSQRDRHMSMHLGLRPYGCAVCGKSFKMKHHLVGHMKIHTGVKPYECSLCAKRFMWRDSFNRHTSSCTRAHQARPAVNEQAAQIC